From the Gemmatimonadota bacterium genome, the window CCTGGTACGGATGCTCTTCGGGCGGTTCAACGCGGTCGAGCGGAAGTTCCTGCCGCGGCGGGAACGGGGCAACGTGGTGATGGAGGCCTGGAGCATGGTCCTGGCCTACGGCGCGCTGGCGGCCGTTTCGGTCTGGTTCGACACGATGGCCGTGGTCCTGTACTGGCTGGCGCCCCGGTTCCTGGGCGAGCCCGTCATGCGTCTCATCCGCATGTCCGAGCACACGGGCTGCCCCCGCATCCGCCATATCCTGCTCAACACGCGCACCGTGCTGACCATCCCCCTGGTCCGGTGGCTGAACTGGAACAACGCGTACCACGCCGAACACCACGCCATTCCTACCGTACCCTTCCATGCCCTGGGCGATCTGCACCGGATCATGGGCCCCCACTTCGAGGAAGTACGGCCGGGATACGTGAATACGCAACTCCACCTGATGGCAAATGGGATGAAGAACAGCGCTGCGAAGGGCGGGTGACCGGCGCGAAGGGCGGCTGGCCGGCACGAAGGGCGGGTGACTGGTGGCTAGCCGTCGGCCGGTTCCGGGGAATCTCCTTTGGGCGTCAGAGGGTCAGCCGACACCAGGTCCGGAGGGCTCACTTCGGCGGCACGACGCACAGGAACCCGAGCGGTTCCTCGCCGATGCTTTCGAACTGGTGCTGTTCGTTGGGGGCGATGTATACCACGTCGCCCGGACCCACGTCGTGCACGTCCCACCCGATGAGCACCTTCGCCCGCCCCCGGAGGATGTAGATGCCGTGGTCGTGGGGATGGCGGTCGAAGGATGACTGTCCGCCCGGTTCGATTTCGAAGTAGCGGACGGAGAAATTGTTCGCCCCGTCGTCGGGACCGATGACCACCCGCACCGATCCGCCCACCGCCCCACCTTTGCTGTAGGGCTGCTTCTCCACGCCGGACCAGTCGTTCGCGCCTTGCTGTCCCTGGTGCTTATGGACGACACCCATTTCAAGCCTCTCCCAAAGACGGGCTATTCACGATGTAGTGAACGGATTACATGAAGTTCCGCACGCCGCTGCCGTGCAGTTCCGATATGCGTTCGGCATCCTTGCGGTCGAATCCGATGGCCACCAGTTCGCGCACACGCTTGCTGTGCATCTCTTCGTAGAGACCCATCACCGCGTCCCGCCCCCGCGCCAGTTGCTCCGGGTGCGAGCCGCCGCCGGCCAGCGTCATCATGGCTTTCAGCACGAAGGGACTGGAACCGGAAGCCTGCTGAAGGAACAGGGTCCGTTCCTCGGCCGCCCGCATCAGATCGTCCTTTATCGACGGGTCCTGCTCGATGTGGTAGGCGAAATGGGATATGCCGTACCCGACGTGCCGGCCCTCGTCCTGGCGCGCCAGCTTGAAGGTACGGGCGGTCACCGGGTCAGGCGCGACCTGCTCCAGGAACATGAGGAGTTCCATGAAGGTCCCCTCGCCCAGGACGTGCATGAGAAAGGAACCGTTGGAGTAATCGTCCTGCGCCAGCAGGCTGCGCAGGGACCATTCGGTCGCGGCCGAGACGTACTGCAGGCCGCCGCCGTTGGCGAGGGCGCGCTTGGTGAACACCTCCGCGTGCCGCGCCTCGTCCATGACCTGCGTGGCCAGGAAGAGGACCACTTCGGAGAACTGGGGATCGATGCGGTTCATGAACTTGGCGGGCAGGTACATGGCCAGGTATTCGTTCTGGATGAGGAAGGTCATGACCTGGCACACCGCCTGCTCCAGGTCGTCCGGCAATACGGGCAGGTCATCCCACGGGATGTCCGTCGTGGCGTCCCACTGCCCCGCCTTGCCCTGCTCGTACAGATCCGCGATGTTATCGGCCCAGACCAGCTTCTTTTCCCGGATGGCGAATCCGAAATCGGGCGTTCCGGGATCGACGACCGAACCCCGCTGCGCCAGGCCGTGTCCGTCGAGCGCCACTTCCGGCACTTCGCCCGCCCTGCCGACCTGGCAGTCCCGCATGAGGATGCCGCGGCCGTCCGCGGGTTTCACGCGGATGTCTCGGTCGGGCTCGCCCCAATCGGTCGTATCGGGCAGTGGAATAGCGAAGTCGGAAGGTTTGTGCTCGTCGGGCTTGGATTCTTCGGACACGGGGTCTTCGGACACGGGGTCTTCGGACACGGGGTCTTCGGACTTGTAGTTTTCGGACATGTTCAGGCCTGTTCCCGAGCGAAAATTGACTTAATGATTCTCGGCAAGTATATGTATGATACTGGGTTTGCCGTTCGATGACAAGATGAAGGTAGAAAGGCGCATCATGAATCTGTCGAGGCTCCGGGTGTTTCGTCTCTGGCGCGTGATGGCGAGGCGCTTCAGGCAGCGCCTGCACGCCAATATCGAGCGCATGCGGACGACCGACCAGGTCTTCGTGATCAGCGCCGCGGTACTGATCGGCGTGCTGGGCGCGGGAGGCGCCATCGCATTCCGCGAACTGATCCTGTTCATCGAGTCCGTGGCCTGGGGCGGTGGATTGTCCGATCGTGTTTCGCTCACCACGCTGGCGGTGCTCACGGTGCCCACGGCCGGGGGCCTGATCGTGGGCATCCTGATCTACTTCAGCACCCGGGAAGCCCGCGGGCTGCCGGACGTCATGGAAGCCGTGGCCCTTCGCGGCGGACGCATCAGACCCCGGGTCGCCGTGGAGACCTCGCTGGCTACCGCCATCAGCATCGGCACGGGGCTGTCGGTGGGCCGCGAAGGCCCCATCGCCCAGATCGGCGCCGCCATCGGCTCCACCTTTGGCCGGCTGTCGCACGTCAACGTCCATCGCATGCGGACCTTCGTGGGGTGCGGCGCGGCCGCGGGCATCGCGGCGACCTTCAACACGCCGATCGCCGGCGCGCTGTTCGCCCTCGAAGTCATCCTGGGAAATTTCTCCTTCAGCCGGTTCAGTCCCATCGTGATCTCTTCGGTGGTGGCTACCGCCATATCCCGCTATTTTCTGGGCAACCAGCCGGCCATCATCGTGCCCCCGCACGGCGTGAACCACCCGCTCGAATTCGCCCTGTACGCCATACTGGGCATCCTGGCCGCTATCGTGGGCACCCTCTTCGTCCGGGCGTTATATGGCGTGGAGGACCTCTACGGAAAGGTGCCGCTTCCGGATTACCTGAAGCCCATGACCGGCGGTCTGCTTGTCGGCGCCCTGGCCCTGCTCTATCCCCAGATCCTCGGGGTGGGATACGATACCATGGACCGGGTCCTGTTCTCCGAACTGGAGTGGCAGTTTCTGCTCATCCTGGTCTTCATGAAAATCGCCGCCACGTCCTTTTCCCTGGGATCGGGCGCCTCGGGCGGCGTGATTGCCCCCTCCCTGTTCGTCGGTTGCATGCTGGGCGGTGCTTACGGCGCCCTGGTCAACCACCTGCTGCCCGGAACGAGCGCATCCGGGGGCGCATACGCGCTGGTGGCCATGGGTGCACTGGTTTCTTCGACCATCCGGACCCCCATGACGTCGATACTGATGATCTTCGAAATGACCGGCAACTACGAACTGATCCTGCCGCTGGCGATATCCGTCATCGTCAGTACGGCACTGTCCGCCTACCTGCTCAAGCCTTCCGTATACACAATGCGCCTCCTTAGGAGAAACGTGGACCTGGAAAAGGGCGAGGAGACGAACATCCTCAGATCGTTGAACGTGGGGCAGGCCCGGGCGGGCTCGTTCGAGACGATACCGCCCCAGGCGCCGCTCGACGACCTGATGTCCCGCCTGGCCGAGAGTACGGACACGGAGTTTTACATCACGGACGATGCGGAGCGTTACCAGGGCACGGTCACATTCGACCGCATCCGAAGTCTCGTCGCGTACGGTGAGGATCTCGAAGGCGTCGTCGTGGCCCACGACATCGCCCAGTTCGACCTGCCGACGGTCACCGACGGCGACACGCTGGACCGGGTCATGCTGCTCTTCGGTAGGCACCAGGTGAACGCCTTTCCCGTCGTCGATCCGGACTCGGGCCGCCTGGTCGGCGTCATCAGCCGCGAGCACGTCATGGACGCCTATAACCGGGAGACGGCCAGACGGGACCTGGCCGGTGAATTCGGGAGCATGGTCGACACGCTGAGCGAAGGACGGGTCGTACAGCTGGGGGACGACTACGCCATGGTCGAAATCAACGCGCCCCGGCAGTTCACGGGCCGTAGCATCCGGCGCCTTCAGATCCGCAGCCGGCACGGGGTTCAGATCCTGCTCATCAGGAAACGGGAGCACCGGGCCGGCCAGGCGAACCAGGCAGAACAATCCGACCGGGACGGCCAGGCGCACTTCGTCCCTGAACCGGACTATGTGATCCGGGAGGAAGACGTCCTGCTCGTCGCCGGAGAACGCGACTGTATAGAACGTATCGTTAACCTGTAATATCTACTTGACAAATGTTTAGTTAGACAGTATATTAGTGGGCTGTATTGTATCGATCGTATTAGCTCGATGAATCGTTGACATCAAGAGGTTCCTTATATACCACATCACATCATGGGAGCGCGAAAATGGGTACCTTTTTGTTACGCAGATTCCCCGCCTGGCTGACGGTCCTGATGCTCGCGGCGATCCCGGCCGCCGCCCAGGAGAATGGAGATTCGACCGTTTCCAGCCTGGTCGAAATCTCGGGGTTCGTCGACGCCAGTTACACCTACTCCAATCTTGACGATGCGAACACCTTCGGTCTCGATCAGGTGGAGATCGATCTGTCGAGGAACCTGGGCGATATCGGCTCGTTGCGTGCGGACCTGGAATGGGTGAGCGACGGCGAAGGCGGGTTCACCCTCGACGCGGAGCAGGGGTACGTGACCCTGGATCTCGGCCTGGGCCGCAGTGAGGGAAACTATCCGACGCTCACGTTCGGCAAGTTCAACGCGCCCATCGGGTTCGAGCTTCTGGACGCGCCGGACATGTACCAGTACTCCCACGCGCTGGTCTTCGATCTGGGACTGCCCACCAACCTCACCGGCGCCATGCTGTCCATGGACCTGGGCGGCGGTATCGACGTGTTGGTCCACCTGTCCAACGGATGGGACCGGAATGTCGACGAAAATACCAACAAGATGATCGGTGGCAGACTCGGTTACAGCCACGAGGATATGGGCGGGATCGGCTTCTCAGCCATGCGTGGCGACGAATCGGGCTTCACGGGAAACCTGACAGTCTACGACATCGACCTGACCCTGACGCCGACGCCGGGACTCCTCATAGGCGGGGAGTTCAACAACGGCCGGACGGACCTGGACGAGGCACTCAAGCAGGAATCCAGCTGGAACGGCTACATGGTCATGGCTCACTTCAGTGTGAACGACGTCATGGGGATTACCGGACGATACGACTACTTCACTAGAGAGGTCGAAAGCAATTATCCGAGTTTTCGGGTTGCGGCGCGTCGCAGCGGAGCGCAGGACCACCCGGTCAGACTGGAAGAAACCCGCCAGGCCCTCACCATCGCCCCGACGTTCGCGCTGACCGACGGCCTGGGGTTCCTCATGGAACTCCGCCGGGATTTCTCCGACGATGAGATTTTCGGGGATCCGGAAGACGGCACATTAGAGAAGTCGATGGTCAATTTCGCCTTCGAGATGACCTATTCGTTCTGAGTCGAAACGGATCCGCAGGTTTTGCCATCCCATCATGGGATCATGAAAATGGGTACCTTTGTGTTACGCAGATTCCACGTCTTGCTGACGGTCCTGATGCTCGCCGCCTTCCCGGCCGCCGCGCAGGAAAACGGCGGGGATGACATGGAGACGGAAGGCGGTGGCACCGCCATCTCCGGCCTGGTCGAAATCTCGGGGTTCGTAGACGCCAGCTACACCTACAACAGTACGGATGATGCAAACTCATTCGGCCTCGACCAGGTGGAGATCGATCTCTCGAGGAACCTGGGCGATATCGGCTCGTTGCGCACGGATCTGGAGTGGGTGAGTGACGGCGAGGGCGGGTTCACCCTCGACGCCGAACAGGGGTACGTGACCCTGGATCTCGGGCTGGGCCGCGGGGAGGGGAACTACCCGACCCTGACCTTCGGTAAGTTCAACGCGCCCATCGGGTTCGAACTCCTGGACGCCCCGGACATGTACCAGTATTCCCACTCGCTGGTCTTCAATAATGGACTGCCCACCAATCTGACCGGCGCCATGCTGTCCATGGACTTGGGAGGAGGTTTCGACGTGGTGGTTCACCTTACGAACGGATGGGACCAGAACGTCGACACCAATACCAACAAGATGATCGGCGGCAGACTCGGATATAGCCATGACGATATGGGCGGCATCGGCTTCTCGGCGATGCGCGGCGACCACGAGGACCCGGTATACGGCTCGGACTTCGTACTGGTCAGCAATCTGACCGTATACGACATCGATCTGACCCTGACGCCGATCCCGAGATTCATCATCGGAGGGGAGTACAACAACGGTAAAAAAGAACTGGCTGTGTCTGAAACAGTACTCAACTGGAACGGCTACTTGGTGATGGCGCACTACCGTCTGACCGACGTCATGGGGTTAACGGGCAGGTACGACTATTTCAACACCTACTCCACCATTACGACACGAGGGGGCAGAATGAACGTTTTTTCAATAACCCGTCAGGCCCTCACCATAGCACCGACGTTCGCGCTGACCGACGGCCTGGGGTTCCTCATGGAACTCCGCCGGGATTTCTCCTTCTATGAGCGCGATAAGGGTTCCGGCGAACGTGAGGATGAGGAGTCGATGGTCAATTTCGCCTTCGAGATGACCTATTCGTTCTGATCCGGACGATCCGCCTGGTCCGCCTGGTCCCGCCCGGTCCGTCCGGTCCGCCCTACCTGAAAGGTTTGATACCTCCGCCCCGGACTGAACGGGACGACTCCTCGGGACCGCTTCAGTACAGATCGGCTTCGCCGGCACTCGCCCGCAGGATCTCGGGCTCCTCGCCGGTCAGATCGACCACCGTGGACGGCTCCGGAACAATGACGCCGCCGTCCACGATGACGTCCACGACCTTGCCGTACCGGGCCGCGATGGAATCGGCGTCGTTCATATCGCTTCCGTTAGCTGAGGCCTCAATACCGGAAGGCGCGATGCTGGTACTCAGCACGGGCCGGCCGAGCGCCTGCACGATTTCGAGGCATATCCGGTTGTCCGGCACCCGGATACCCACCGTCCGGCGCTTGCCGATCATGAACTTCGGCACGTCTCTCGAGGCCTCCAGAATGAAGGTGTAGGGGCCGGGCAGCAGGCGCTTCATCATGCGGTAGGCCGCGTTGGAGATGTTCTTCGCGTACCGTGCGAGATCCTTCAGATCCGAACAGACGAAACTGAGCGGCTTCCCGGCGGGAGCTTGCTTGATCTGGTAGATCCGGTTGATGGCCTTGCGGTTGAAGATATCGCAGCCCAGTCCGTAGACCGTGTCGGTCGGATACACGATCACGCCACCCCGATGCAGGGCTTCGACGACCCGGTCGACATGCCGTTTCTGGGGATGTTCGGGATGGAGTTGGAGGATAGCGGCCATGGCGGGTCGGGAATCGCTGGTCGGGAATCGCTGGTCAGGAAACGCGGGTCAGCACTTTCCTGCAGACTTCGATGGCCAGATCGATCTGTTCGCCGCTTACGTCCAGGTGCGTAACGGCGCGGATGATGCCGGGTTTCATGGCGAGCATCCGCACGCCTTCCACAGACAGGCGATCGACGGCTTCGAAGGGGTCGAGGCCGTTCCGCAGGCTGAAGAAGATCATGTTACTGTGGATCTCGTCCAGGTCGATCTCGACGTTCTCCAGGTCGGCGAGCGCCTCCGCCAGCCGGGTGGCATGGCCGTGGTCCTCGGACAGCCGGGAGATGTTGTGTTCCATGGCGTATAGACCGGCCGCCGCCAGGACGCCCGCCTGGCGCATTCCGCCTCCCAGCATCTTCCGGTAGTAGCGCGCCGCGTCGATCGTGGCCTGGTCGCCCGCCAGCACGCTGCCGACCGGCGCGCCCAGGCCCTTGGACAGGCACACGGATACGGAATCGACATGCTGCGTGTAGGTCTGTGCGGTCAGGCCCGTCGCCGCGCAGGCGTTGAACAGCCTGGCGCCGTCCATGTGGACGCGCAGGTTGTTTGACCTTCCGCATTCTCCTACCCGGGACAGCGCCTCCACGGGCCACGGATATCCGCCGGACTTGTTGTGGGTGTTCTCCACGGCGACCAGCGCTGTCCTGCCGTAGTGCACGTTGTCGCCCCGCTGGATCACTTCCTCCATCTGCGCCGGCGTGAATACACCCCGTTCTCCCGTCAGCAGGCGGACCTGCACGCCCGACAGTGCGCCGAGTGCACCGGCTTCCGCGTTGAACATGTGGCAGTACTTTTCCGCGATGACATCGTTGCCGTGATGGGTCTGCGACCGGACGGCGAGTTGGTTGCCCTGCGTGCCGCTCGTGACGAAGAGCCCAGCCTCCTTTCCGAGCAGTGCGGCCATGGCTTCTTCCAGCCGGTTGACCGATGGGTCTTCGCCGAAACAGTCGTCGCCGACCTCGGCGTTCGCCATGGCGCGGCGCATGGCTGGCGTCGGCCGAGTCATGGTGTCGCTGCGAAGTTCGACGATTTGCATGGACGCTCCTCAGTGGCCGTACTTGATCAGGGTCACGCTCGTGCCGTGCTCCGTGATATCGAACTCGACTTCGTCCATAAGGGCCTTGATCATCAGTATGCCCCGGCCATTCTCCTTGAGCAGGTTGTCCGGGTTACGCGGGTCCGGAAGGCCGTCGGGATCGAAACCACCGCCACAGTCGCATATGTGTATACGGAACAACGTCGAACTGCATTTGCAGGAGATAATGACCTGCTTGGACTCGTCGCACCGGTTTCCATGGAGTATCGCGTTCTTGACCGCTTCGTTCACGGCGATCATGATGTCGCCCCGCGTTCCCTGGTCGAAGCCGGTCTGCGCAGTCAACTCCTCAATGCGGCGGTCCACCTCCGCGGTCAGATCGGGATTGCTCGGGATCGTCAGTTCCAGCGTCACGCCGCTATCCGCCCCGTCCTGTCGAGTTTCGCCCATGCAAGAAACTCCATGATTCCACCGCACGAACGGCCTGCGTACGGCCCGGATCCTGCCGGAACGATGCGTACAATCCGCACGATCCAGGATACACGGTATCTACCTTTCGAACTCAATCAAGGTATGAGGTGGGTAGTGTCGTGTCAAGCCGTGTCAAGTGAAGGGGATGGGATACGGCGCAAGGACGACATCCATTCAAGACGGATCAATCTTCCCGCTCGGCGTCACGAACCATCTTGAGGTAGGCGTCGCGTATTTTGTTCTTGAAGGGCCTTCGCGCCTGCCGGGGAGCGCGCAATTCGCACGGCTCCCACCAGGCCAGTTCGTTGAGGTGGTCGGCGGGGACGGGAAAGGCTTCCTGGCGTACTGTTTTCGAACCCAGTCGGTCCGTCCACGCGGCCGAGGTCACAGACACCAGCCCATCGTTGTCTCCTTCGCGTCTGGCGATGTATTTCCAGGGCAGCTTCAGCGGGGTGAATATCCGCCCATGCCTTTGGTGGGCGGCATAGGTGGCATACCTGACGTGGTTTTGCGCTTCGGCGTTCAGCGCACGCTCGTTGAAGGCTGCGGCAGCCTCGGTACTGAGATCGCGGAAGCCCTCGAGATTAAGGCCGAAGAGGCTGGTGAAGCCGATCAGCCAGTTCACTTTGGCAAGACCGAAGTCTGCGAAGCAAGTCCCGCAGTGCGGCGTGCCAATGGTCGTCAGCGTTGCGACGTGATCGGCCATGTCGAAATCAACGATCATGTGGCGGGCGTCGAGACCACCCATACTGTGGGCGATGATGTGAACCCGGTCAGCTCCGGTGCTTTCGAGGATGACTTCGATGCGGCGTTTCAGGGCCAGCGCGCGCTTATGTACCTGGGCTGCGAAGGGTACGCGGGGGGCGAAGACGGTGTAACCGTGGTTTTCGAGATGACCGGCGATCCCGCTGAAGTAGTCGTACTTGTCGGGCTGGCGAAGGAGTCGGCGCAGCCCCGCCTGGAGGAGCGGCCGGTAAAGCGCGTCGAAGGGCACGATGCCGTGGGCGAGGATGATCGGAAGACTTATGGCGTACACTCCCTCGACGTTCAAACTGACCTTCAAGTTTTCACAAGACAACTCGCGTCGGGTTACGTTCCACGTGCAATCGTGACCTTTTACTTGTACAGTATTCGGTATAGCGAAAATATACCATAATTTAACATTTCTTTTAAAACAATAGGATTTTGAATGCATATGGAATCTCGTCTGAACCGTATGGAATGCCTTTATGCAGGCATGCAAGCTACACCGGCACAAGATATCACATGGCCGGAACGACTTCCTGCTCGCCGGAGATCATCGGGACGGGGCAAAGTATCGAGTCAGATGACTGGATTTGGGGGTATGTAACTTAATGACCTTAAGAGACTTACGAGGACCTGTTGAATCTGCGTTCGATCTCTTCGAGTGGCATGCGGACCACGGTGGGTCGCCCGCGGGGCGTTACATAGGGCATTTCCGTGGCGAACAGATCGTTGACGAGTCCGTTCATCTCCTGCTGGGACAACGGGTCGCCCTTCCTGATACCGGCATGGCCGGAGAAAGTAAGGGCGATACGTTCTTCCGTTTTGAGGTTCTTTTCCGGCATCTCCTGCAGGTTTTCAATCATCCGGTGAAACAATGTGTCTACTTCCTGGCTGCTTGCCATGCAGGGTACGGCGTCGACGACCACGGTCTGCTCGCCGAATAGTTTCACATTGAACCCCAGCCGGGCGAAGTGATCGAAATGTTCCCGGACCAGCGCGATCTGCGGCACCATGAGATCGAGGGTAACCGGAAACAGCAACTGCCGGGAGGGCGCGGATTCGTGGTCCATCGTCTTCAGCGCCCGTTCGAAAAGCACGCGTTCGTGGGCGGCGTGCTGATCGATGAGCATGAAACCGCCTTTGACCTGGGCCAGTATGTAGGCGTTGTGCAGTTGCCATAGCGACACCATTTCCGCGTCGCTGTGCTCCCTGACCGTTCCCTGTCCCCCTTCGTCGCGTTCCCCGCGATCCGTGCCGGCCGGGGTGTAGGTCCACTCGCCCGAAGGATCGCCGCCGTTTCCGCGCACGGGACCGAACAGGTCTATCTGGGTTCTGCGCGCCGTGCCCGGATCGTGGTCGGGCATATGCGCGCCGCCGGACGCCGCGGCCGGCGTCATTCCGGTGATGTCCGGCGTGTCCGTTTCGAAAACGGGCACCACGTCCGAGTTCTGTAACGACAGCCGAACGGCCCGCAGGAGCCGCTCATATACCCCGGACTCGTCGGAGAACCGGACCTCTCGCTTTGCGGGATGGACATTGACGTCCACCTGGTCGAGATCGATGTTCAGGAAAACGATGGATACGGGAAACCGTTCTTTGGGTAGAATCGAACCATACCCTTCGAACACGGCGCGGTTCAGGGCGCGGCTGGATACCGGTCTGAGGTTGATGTACAGATGCTGGTGGGTGCGGGAAACCCTGGCGGCGTCGGGCCGGCTGATGAACCCGTGTATCTTGACGAGATCGTCGTCGAACGTGACCGGGATCATCTGGTTCATGAGCGTGTTGCCCATGACGGCCTGCGCGCGGGTATAGGTGTTGGACACGGCGGGCAGGGACAGGGTATCCCGGCCGTCGACCGTCAGCGTGATCGCGATCCCGGGATAGGCCATGGCGATGGCGGAAACCACGGAAACGACATGGCGCGTCTCCGTACCCGTCGTCCTCAGGAACTTCCGGCGGGCGGGCACGTTGTAGAACAGCTGCGATACGGCGATCGTCGTACCCGCTGCCCGGCCGGCGTCCGTAACTTTCGGCGCCGAACCCCCGTCGATGCGGACGCGGGTCCCGGCCGCTTCGCCTTTCGTATTCGTCGTCAGGTCTACCCGGGCCACGGAGGCGATGCTGGCCAGCGCTTCGCCCCGAAAGCCGAAGGTACCGATGCGGTAGAGGTCGTCTTCGCCGGTGATCTTGCTGGTCGCATGCCGCTCGAAGGCCAGTACCGCGTCCTCCCGGGACATGCCTGCGCCGTCGTCCATGACGCGGATGAGCTGCTTTCCGCCCGCCTTGATCTCCACGGAAATGCGCTTGCCACCGGCGTCGATCGCGTTCTCGGCCAGTTCCTTCACGACCGAGGCGGGGCGTTCGATCACCTCGCCCGCGGCGATCATGTTCGCCAGCTTCTCGGGCAACACCTTGATCTGATCAGCCATTCGTCACCGGAGTTACCAACGTTTATTCGCCGTACGTGATCCGGTAGATCACCCCGGCGTAATCATCAGAAACGAGCAGGGACTCGTCCGGCATGACCTCCACGTCGGCCGGTCGCCCGGAGTACTCCTCGTCCACGAGCCAGCCCGCGGCGAAATCCTCGTAACTCACGGCCTCGTTGCCGTCCAGGCGCACCAGGGTGACCCGGTACCCGATCCGATTGTCCCGGTTCCAGGACCCGTGTTCCGCGATCAATACCTGGTGACGGTACTCGGGCGGGAACATGTCGCCGGTGTAGAACCGCATGCCCACCGCGGCCACGTGCGGACCGAGGTCCTGCACGGGGGGCACCAGGGAGTCCAGCGGACGCCTGCCGCCGAATTCGGGATCCGGTATATCCGTGCCGTGGTGATAGGGGAAGCCGAAATGCTGCCCTGCTTCGGTCACGCGGTTCAATTCGTCCGGCGGGATGTCGTTGCCCATGAGGTCCCGCCCGTTGTCGGAGAACCACAGTTCGCCCGTGTCCGGGTGCCAGTCGAAGCCCACGGTATTGCGTACACCGCTCGCGTAGACTTCCAGGTCCGTTCCGTCCGGGTTCATGCGCATGATGGTCGCGTAACGCGGATCGGCGCGTTCGCAGACGTTGCACGGTGCCCCCACGGGAACGTAGAGCTTGCCGTCGGGGCCGAACCGGATGAACTTCCAGCCGTGATGGCGGTCGGTCGGGAAGCCCCGGCTGACCACAACGGGATCGGGGGGATCGTAGAGCCTGTTTTCGATGTCGTCGTACCGGAGCACCACGTTGATATCGGCGACGTAGAGTGCTCCTTCGCGAAAAGCGATGCCACTCGGCATCTTGAGCCCGCTGTCGAGGGTCAGCACCTCGTCGGCGACGAAATCTCCGTTCAAGTCCCTGACGGCGTACACGTTCCCGGCGCGCCGGGAACCCACGAAGAGGGTGCCGCCGGGGCCCATCGCCATGGCCCGCGCATTGCGGACGCCGCTGGCGTAAACGGAAATCCTGAAGCCTTCCGGCAACTGGATTCGGGACAGGACGGGATCGGATTCAGAGGATTCGCCACCGGGCGCGGGTGTCGTCCCGCATGCGGCGCCCAGCAGGAAGCCCAGTAGGAACAGACGTGGTGTCCAAATGCGGA encodes:
- a CDS encoding sorbosone dehydrogenase family protein — translated: MTAIRIWTPRLFLLGFLLGAACGTTPAPGGESSESDPVLSRIQLPEGFRISVYASGVRNARAMAMGPGGTLFVGSRRAGNVYAVRDLNGDFVADEVLTLDSGLKMPSGIAFREGALYVADINVVLRYDDIENRLYDPPDPVVVSRGFPTDRHHGWKFIRFGPDGKLYVPVGAPCNVCERADPRYATIMRMNPDGTDLEVYASGVRNTVGFDWHPDTGELWFSDNGRDLMGNDIPPDELNRVTEAGQHFGFPYHHGTDIPDPEFGGRRPLDSLVPPVQDLGPHVAAVGMRFYTGDMFPPEYRHQVLIAEHGSWNRDNRIGYRVTLVRLDGNEAVSYEDFAAGWLVDEEYSGRPADVEVMPDESLLVSDDYAGVIYRITYGE
- a CDS encoding alpha/beta fold hydrolase, which encodes MNVEGVYAISLPIILAHGIVPFDALYRPLLQAGLRRLLRQPDKYDYFSGIAGHLENHGYTVFAPRVPFAAQVHKRALALKRRIEVILESTGADRVHIIAHSMGGLDARHMIVDFDMADHVATLTTIGTPHCGTCFADFGLAKVNWLIGFTSLFGLNLEGFRDLSTEAAAAFNERALNAEAQNHVRYATYAAHQRHGRIFTPLKLPWKYIARREGDNDGLVSVTSAAWTDRLGSKTVRQEAFPVPADHLNELAWWEPCELRAPRQARRPFKNKIRDAYLKMVRDAERED
- a CDS encoding L-threonylcarbamoyladenylate synthase; translation: MAAILQLHPEHPQKRHVDRVVEALHRGGVIVYPTDTVYGLGCDIFNRKAINRIYQIKQAPAGKPLSFVCSDLKDLARYAKNISNAAYRMMKRLLPGPYTFILEASRDVPKFMIGKRRTVGIRVPDNRICLEIVQALGRPVLSTSIAPSGIEASANGSDMNDADSIAARYGKVVDVIVDGGVIVPEPSTVVDLTGEEPEILRASAGEADLY
- the mutL gene encoding DNA mismatch repair endonuclease MutL, with the translated sequence MADQIKVLPEKLANMIAAGEVIERPASVVKELAENAIDAGGKRISVEIKAGGKQLIRVMDDGAGMSREDAVLAFERHATSKITGEDDLYRIGTFGFRGEALASIASVARVDLTTNTKGEAAGTRVRIDGGSAPKVTDAGRAAGTTIAVSQLFYNVPARRKFLRTTGTETRHVVSVVSAIAMAYPGIAITLTVDGRDTLSLPAVSNTYTRAQAVMGNTLMNQMIPVTFDDDLVKIHGFISRPDAARVSRTHQHLYINLRPVSSRALNRAVFEGYGSILPKERFPVSIVFLNIDLDQVDVNVHPAKREVRFSDESGVYERLLRAVRLSLQNSDVVPVFETDTPDITGMTPAAASGGAHMPDHDPGTARRTQIDLFGPVRGNGGDPSGEWTYTPAGTDRGERDEGGQGTVREHSDAEMVSLWQLHNAYILAQVKGGFMLIDQHAAHERVLFERALKTMDHESAPSRQLLFPVTLDLMVPQIALVREHFDHFARLGFNVKLFGEQTVVVDAVPCMASSQEVDTLFHRMIENLQEMPEKNLKTEERIALTFSGHAGIRKGDPLSQQEMNGLVNDLFATEMPYVTPRGRPTVVRMPLEEIERRFNRSS
- a CDS encoding ATP-binding protein is translated as MGETRQDGADSGVTLELTIPSNPDLTAEVDRRIEELTAQTGFDQGTRGDIMIAVNEAVKNAILHGNRCDESKQVIISCKCSSTLFRIHICDCGGGFDPDGLPDPRNPDNLLKENGRGILMIKALMDEVEFDITEHGTSVTLIKYGH
- a CDS encoding aminotransferase class I/II-fold pyridoxal phosphate-dependent enzyme, producing the protein MQIVELRSDTMTRPTPAMRRAMANAEVGDDCFGEDPSVNRLEEAMAALLGKEAGLFVTSGTQGNQLAVRSQTHHGNDVIAEKYCHMFNAEAGALGALSGVQVRLLTGERGVFTPAQMEEVIQRGDNVHYGRTALVAVENTHNKSGGYPWPVEALSRVGECGRSNNLRVHMDGARLFNACAATGLTAQTYTQHVDSVSVCLSKGLGAPVGSVLAGDQATIDAARYYRKMLGGGMRQAGVLAAAGLYAMEHNISRLSEDHGHATRLAEALADLENVEIDLDEIHSNMIFFSLRNGLDPFEAVDRLSVEGVRMLAMKPGIIRAVTHLDVSGEQIDLAIEVCRKVLTRVS